From the Desulfuromonas thiophila genome, the window GCCGATCAGGCCGAACAGGGCGCCTGACGCTCCCACCACAACCACCAGCGGATGCCACAATAATCCCGCAGCGGTGGCGGTCACGGCGGTCAACAGGTAGAGCAGGATAAAGCCGGCGCTGCCGATTTCCCGTTCCAACTGCGGTCCCACCTGGTAGAGCACCATCATGTTGAAGCCCAGGTGCAGCAGCCCGCCGTGGGTGAAGGCATAGGTCAGGCAGCGCCACCACTGACCCTGGTCGAGCACCAGCGGCCACCACTGGCCGCCGGAAAGGACCAGTAGTTCGGTGGTCGGGCGCAGCAAGGCGTTCATGCCCTGACCTAGGGCGGCGCCGCGCAGCACCATGACGGAAAACAACAGCAGATTGGCCAGCAGCAACAGGCGGCTGACGGACAGGGCCTCGGGCAGGCTGGCCTGGCCCTGGCGGGCTTGCTGCCACTGGCGTTGCCAGCGCAGGATGCGCCACTGCCAGCGGGTGCCGTTCAGGCCGATGCTGTCGAACAGGCGTTTGATATCCAACCGGACTTCTCCTTGTTGCGGCACCCCGGGGTTGACCGCTGAGGGACGTGTCTAGCCCTGCAGACCGTCGAGATAGCGTTCGGCGTCCAGTGCCGCCATGCAGCCGGTACCGGCCGAGGTGATGGCCTGGCGGTAGATATGATCCTGCACGTCACCGGCGGCGAAAACGCCGGGCACACTGGTCTGGGTGGCAAAACCATCATTGCCGCCGCGGGTTTTGATGTAACCGTTATCCATGGCGAGCTGGCCGTCGAAGATGGCGCTGTTGGGGGCGTGGCCGATGGCAACGAAAACCCCATCAAGGGCGATGTCCTTGGTGGCGCCGCTGCGCACATCCTTGATGCGCATGCCGGTGACCCCGCTGTTGTCGCCCAGCACCTCATCAAGCACGTGGAACCATTCGATGGTGACCTTGCCTTCCGCCGCCCTGGCCTTGAGCTTGTCGGCCAGAATTTTCTCGCTGCGGAACTGGTCGCGCCGATGGACAACGGTGACATGGGAGGCGATATTGGCCAGATAAAGGGCTTCTTCCACGGCGGTGTTGCCGCCACCGATAACGGCTACCGGCTTGTTGCGATAGAAAAAGCCATCGCAGGTGGCGCAGGCCGACACGCCGCGGCCTTTGAAGGCCTCCTCCGACGGCAGGCCGAGATAGCGGGCCGAGGCGCCGGTGGCGATGATCAGCGCGTCGCAGCTGTAGCTGGCGCTGTCGCCGGTCAGCACGAAGGGGCGCTGACTCAGATCGGCTTTGACGATCTGATCGTCAACGATGCGCGCCTCGAACCGCTCGACATGACGGCGCATGCGTTCCATCAGTTCCGGGCCCTGTACACCGTCGGTATCGCCAGGCCAGTTGTCGACCTCGGTGGTGGTGGTCAACTGGCCGCCGGGTTGCAGGCCGGCGATCAGCAGCGGATTGAGATTGGCGCGGGCGCCGTAAAGAGCGGCGGTGTAGCCG encodes:
- the trxB gene encoding thioredoxin-disulfide reductase; the protein is MTAIEHHRLIILGSGPAGYTAALYGARANLNPLLIAGLQPGGQLTTTTEVDNWPGDTDGVQGPELMERMRRHVERFEARIVDDQIVKADLSQRPFVLTGDSASYSCDALIIATGASARYLGLPSEEAFKGRGVSACATCDGFFYRNKPVAVIGGGNTAVEEALYLANIASHVTVVHRRDQFRSEKILADKLKARAAEGKVTIEWFHVLDEVLGDNSGVTGMRIKDVRSGATKDIALDGVFVAIGHAPNSAIFDGQLAMDNGYIKTRGGNDGFATQTSVPGVFAAGDVQDHIYRQAITSAGTGCMAALDAERYLDGLQG
- a CDS encoding rhomboid family intramembrane serine protease, with the translated sequence MDIKRLFDSIGLNGTRWQWRILRWQRQWQQARQGQASLPEALSVSRLLLLANLLLFSVMVLRGAALGQGMNALLRPTTELLVLSGGQWWPLVLDQGQWWRCLTYAFTHGGLLHLGFNMMVLYQVGPQLEREIGSAGFILLYLLTAVTATAAGLLWHPLVVVVGASGALFGLIGFSISYFHRCGGPMAHAQRDFMLRWAIFAFIFGLLVGADNAAHLGGACSGALLGFGYPIRLQRRRQLAGPLNLLAGLAGLALLASLVLLVASWF